The Thalassomonas actiniarum genome contains the following window.
GCCCTTGTGAGCAGGTGGAAGAAAATACCCTGTGTGTTTATCCTCAGGATGTCTGTCTGCAATTTCCCCAAGATGATTTTCTCATCCGGATAAAAGCCGTCGGTTATCTTGGCATGCCGTTAACCCTGGCGGATGGACGGGTTGTTGCCATAGTGGTCGCTATTTATTTCAAGCCGATAACTGAGCAAAAAAAAACTTTGTCGTTATTTAAAATTTTCTCCGGACGTATTTGCGCCGAGTTTGATGCGCTTGATCGGGAAGCACAACTTTTGGAGTTGAATAAATCTTTGGTGGAAGTAAATGATGCCCTTGATGATAAAATTCGTCTGCGTTCGGCTGAGCTTGAATCTGCCTTAAATCAATTACAAAAAGCCCATGCTCACAGGCTTGAAATGAATAAATTATCGGCTCTGGGGGACTTAATTTCCGGGATTGCCCATGAAATCAACGGTCCGATAGGAGTGGCTATTACAGCGGAAAGTCATTTAGCCGAGGTATTTAAGGATTTCACCGCTAAAGTCAATGGGAAAGGCCTGACCATTAAAGCCATGAAATATTTTATTGAGCAGCAATCGGCGAGCTTGCCCATGATTGCTAAAAACCTGGAGCGGGCGAGACAGATCCTGGAAAACTTTAAAAAAACCGCCACCGAACAGGTGAATATCGAACCGGAAACTATTTCGCTGAATGAATATTATCAAAGAGTTATTTCAACCCTGATCCCTTTGCTTAAGCGTAAAAAAGCCAATATTGCTTTTACCGGCTGCGGGGATGATATGCTTACTACCTTACCCGGGTGTCATGCCCAGGTGTTGATGAACCTGGTCAGAAACAGTATTGAACATGGCTTTATTGCCGGGGGAGAGCATAACATTACCATTACCATAGAGAAGCAGGCGGGGATTTATATTGTCGATTACTTTGATAACGGTGTTGGTATGATACAAGGTAAGCAAGCAGAAATACTGCAACCGGTTGAGCGTTTTATCGGTGAGCAAACAGATATGGGCCTGGGATTATCGATTTGCCGCCGGCTGATTGTTGAAGAGCTTGGCGGCGAATGTGCCTTTATTCCCTGTGAGCAAGGGGTGCATTTTCAGTATCAGTTCTCATCAATGCCTGGTTGAAGCGGGACATGAGAGATGCCGCAGGGAAGAGGCCGTATAGGGTTTTGATGGCTCTGAGCTTCTTTATAATTCTTCGTAAGCGTTTGACCAAATCACAGCCTTTTTAAAATACTCGGAAATTTGTTGGTAATTCAGGTTTATTTTTCTTGCTTCATTTTCCGTTTGATACCATTTTCCGTCCTCAAACAGGCGCACCATATTGATCAAAGTTCCTAAAGGGCTATCGCTGCTTTCTTTTAACGCCAGGGCTATATCTTCGCTGATTGATAAGGTATTGAGGATATACTCCATAGGTTGGTCCAGTATCGCATCTAATAATGAAAATAATCCCACCAGAAAAGCCGGTTCGGACATGGCCGGGAAGGCTTCTTGTGCCGATATTTCGCAAAATTTGGCGCGGATAATCGCCATGCGGATCAGCTCTTTGGGTTTATTTTCAGCCAGCATTGCCGTGGTTAGCAGGGCTATAAACTTGCGGGTTTTTTCATCTCCCAGGTAAACCAGTGCTTGTTTAATGGAGTTAATTTCCTGGGTAATGGGAATAAAACCTGAGTTGATAAAACGCAATAACTTATAGGATAAGCCGACATCGTGTTCAAAATAATGGGAAAGGGCATTGACATTTAAAGGGGTTTTTAATGCTTCCTGGTAAAGTTGAAGTAAAATCAGTTGATTGCCTTCAACATCACGCTTCTCCCGCATTTCAGGCTTACAGAAGAAGTAGCCCTGGAAAAATGATATGCCCATTTCTTTGGCCTGATCAAATTCTTCCTGATTTTCTACCTTTTCCGCCAGTAATTTTATATTTTTACGCTTTTTCAGCGCCTGGACTAGAGGGGCGACCTTAGGTAGCGGGGTTTGTAACAGATCAAATTTTACCATTTTGATCAGGTTGAAAAAGCGTGACCATTCGGGTTTATAAATAAAGTCATCCAATGCCAGGTGATATCCCTGATGGAAAAGCTGACGGCACATCTGATAGACATCATCTGTAGGTTCCACTGTTTCCAGGATTTCTACCATCACCTGCTTTTTTGGTAATAACAGCGGCAGCTCTTTAAGCAGGGATTCCTGACAAAAGTTGATCAACGCGGGTTTGCCGTTGGTTATCGGCATTAAACCGTCATTGAGGTGGGTGCGCATGATGAGTTTTGATGTTGCTTCATGGGGGTCGACATCGGGAAAAAAGTTTTCGGCGCCATCGCGAAACAGTAATTCATACGCCACTACATTTTGTTTACGATTTAAAATCGGCTGTCGTGCAGTATAGACTTTCATGTCGTATTTTTATCCATAAACCCGAGTGCGATTAAATCACACTAAGGTGTTCAATAAAAAGGAAAACCAGCATGCTGTTGTAAGCATAGCCTAATCTGCAATTTTATCATGGCAAAACAGCCTTATAGCGCGAAACAAGCGGGGCAGACCTGTAAAAGCTTGTCGGGAGCTCAGGAGCGGGATAATTTGTCGACGCTGGCGGTACAGGCTTGCAGGAAAGTTTCGGTAAAATACTGTACTTCTGGCATTTCTTGTTGTAATTGTGCAAGTTTTGTCCCCAGGCGCTGTTTAACGTGCTCAAACTCGGGGTTGTGGTGGTTGATTTCATCCAGCGCTTTGATATAAGCCACCAGAATATCTGCAGCTTTGACAATGGCTTTGTATTCTTCATTGACATTATCCTGCACTATAATATCGTCAAAGAGATCCTGAAACTCCTGTGGCAGGGATGCCAGACATTCCTGCTCCGCCAGGTACTCTATTTTTTTAAATTCCCGGGCAATTTCGGCATTGGCATATTTGGTAGGGTTGACGATATCACCGTAACGGGTTTCGCTGGCTTCATGATATAAGGCACAGGTGGCGACCCTGTCGGCATTGACCTGACCGTCAAATTTTTTGTTTTTGATCACCGCCAGTAAATGGGCGACGATCGCCACCTGATGGGAGTGCTCGGCGATATTTTCCGGCTTGACACAAAACATTAAAGACCAGCGTTTGATCAGCGGCATACGAAACATCCAGGCGAGAAAGGTACTTTGCATATTGACTTCTTTATGGCTAATAGGTTGATAAGGTTCCCAGTTGTATCATGGCAGCCGGCTATTCGTCTATAAGGGAAAATATTTCGGACAGAGCAATGTGGCAATAGCTGATATTTTGCTGTTAAGGCAAGGCAGCAAACCCCTTGTGTCTAAGGCAATATTTTCTGGCCATAGGAGATTAACAGCAAAGTTCAATGCCTTTGGTATATAGTTAATCAAGGAGGACATCATTATTTTTCGCTTGAAACCGGCAATAAAATTTATCGCGGCGATGCTGCTTTTATTATCTTGCCTGAGCATAACAGGCTTGTTGCTTTTGCTGCAATCGACCCCGAAAGTTGCGCAAGTGAATGTGATTGACAGTCAGCAGGCCGTCAAAACCCGGCAATTACTGCTACGCAGTTATCAGCAAGTGAAGGGAGAAAAAAAGTTAGCGTTTTTTTCTGTTAGCCGTGAGGAGCTTCCCGGGATCAGTGCTTTACTGCACCGGCTATACCCTCAGCTATTCACTGACTTTTCCTTATCTGAAACCGCTTTATCTGTGGCGGCGACCCTTGAACTGCCTTTTCCCGGTCCCTTGAAATATCTTAATTTCGACATCGGGCTACAGCCATCGGAAAAAGGGCTCAAGCTGACATCGGCAAGCCTGGGAGCATTCACTTTCCCTGCAAGCTGGTTGCTTAACATAGTGCAGTGGCGGATAAATGAAATGCTCGGTGATAATGTCGTCGCAGATTTGTTTGCCCGGGTTGGCGAAGTAAAGGTAAGTCGTAACCGGTTTTATTTATATTATTCCCTGGCGGGCAATTTTCCCCGTTGGCAGCAATTGGCACAGACGGAGCTGGTGCGCGTTAAATTGCACCTGATGACCGATGTTAATTTTGCTCTGATCCGGCAATACCATGCGGCGCTACTTTCCTATGTGGAAAAGCATTTAAGGCAACGGCGACTGAGCCGGTTTGTCGGGCATATGTTTACCCTGGCGAAAGAAAACAGCAAAAAGCCAGAGTCAAAGGGAAGTGTCGCTGAAAACCGAGCCGCGATACTGGCCTTAGTATTATATTTGGGACCAGATAAATTCAGTACTTTATTTGAGCGCGAACTGGCACTGTCGGCGACACAGTTTTTAAAGCGGGGACAGCTAAGAGCCAGCTTGCTGCTGCATAACCGTGTTGATTTACAAAAACATTTTGTTTATTCAATGGCACTGCAATTATTGATTAACAGTTACACCAGCAATGCCATTGGGGAAGTTAAAGAGTTGCTTGATGCCGGCTCAGGCAGTGGTTTTAGCTTTGTCGATTTACTGGCGGATAAAGCCGGCACCCGGCTGGCTATGCTTGCCACCCTATCGGAGGTGTCGGCAAGCAAAGTCCAGAGCTTGCTGGCCGGGCCCCTGGATGATTTAGATATTATGCCTTTTCCGCTGGGCTTACCCGAAGATTTGCACAGCCCGCTCTTTAAGAGGCGCTACCGGGATGTCAATTCTGCCGACTATCGACAAATGCTTCAGCGTATCGAATCTTTGCTCGCGCTGATCGCCGTTTATCGGGTTCACTAAATTGCAGTATTAACTGCTAAAGCTTACTAAACCGCGTTTATGGGCATCGTGTATGCGCCAGTAGAGTTTCTCTTTTGCCTGGCTGGTAAATATCATTGACAAGGCATTGGTTTGTAGCTTGATTTCTCCCCAGCTAACCCCCTGTTGCCATGGCAACTCGGCATTGGCTTTATGTACCAACTCCTCAATAAAAACCAGTAAATTATCAGATATTTTTTGTGGCAGATCGCTAAAGGGCAACCATACCAGCTGGAAGCCGGCATCATCATCCGGGTTTTGCCGCTGATTGATCAGATCAAGATCGTGCCTGGGCCTGGAAGCACAGATCATCCAAAGGTTTTGCTGGTGGGAAATCGACTCCTCCGGGGTGAAGGTGGTCAGCAGTTGCTGTTGCCAGTGCTGGATGTTTTGGCCGGTAAAATAGCGGTTTTCTGCTTGTTTCATCAGCTCATTAAGTTTGGGGAAAGCGATTAATAATCCGCCGTTGGTGTTTTGTGCTTTGAGCTGTTCGCTGGCATTATACTTGATCAGTTGCGAAAAATAGCGCCAGGAGATGTCTTTGTGTTTATTGACCTGCTTAAAACGTTTTTTAATGTTTCGATACTTGTATACCAGGCAACAAAGTACGCTCAGGCATAAAGCTAAAAAGCTTGCCAGGGCGTATTGCCAGTTTTGCAGTTTGAGAATGGTTTTATCACTTTTTTGCTCTTTTGCTGTTAAGTCAGCGACTTTTTCTTTAAGCGATTTAACTTCAATCACAGAATTGAGAGAGGCTAGGGCGCTTTTATTGGTTTCTTCTGTTTTGTTTTGCTGAGCCGTCAGTAAAATTTGTTGGTGCTCGAAAGCCTGTTCAAACTCCTGTAAGCTGACCAGGATGGTGACTAGGTGTTTTCTGGCTTCATTGATCAGGGCCGGATAAGGCGTAAAGCGGCTGTCATTGAGCATGGTTTCGATGCGGGCAATGGCCAGTTGTGGCTGGTTTTGTGCCAATTCGATTTGTGAAAAGCTGATATGGCTAAGGCCAAGGTAAAAATTACTCTGGGCAGATTCCAGGATAACTTCAGCCGCTTTGAGGTACTTGATGGCGTTATCATAGTCGGTGGCGGCAAAATAAGCGGTACCGATCAAATATTGGATATGGCCTATGCTGTAGGGATCATTGGTTTTTTTGGCAATACTTAAGGCATTAAGCAGGTGCAGTAGCGCCATATCGACATCTTTGCCGAGGTTAAGGTAAATACTGCCGAGTACCCGCAACGATTTTACCTGCATCCTATAGCGGCTGGTTTGATGATAAAGTTCAACCGACTTTTTCGCATGTTTGAGGCTGTCGCTGTAAATCTCCTGTTCATTGAAGATCATGGCAAGGCGCAATTCGATAGAAGCAACCCGCTCAATATCGGTATTGTCATCGGTGAGCTCCAGGGCCGCCATATACTGCTTGTAGGCTTTTTGTAATTTATCCTGCTGGAAATATATCCGCCCGGAAATAATTAAGGCATGAATAAGTTCATTTTTATCTTCCAGGGTCGTTGCCAGTACTATTGCCTGATCGACATAGTTTTCTGCCTGTGGCAGGTTACTCTTCTGGTTATAGGCCTGGGCCAGGGCGGTAAGAATATTAAAATGCAACTCAATGCTCTTGGGATGTCGGCTGGAGGTGATGATGTCACTGGCCTGATGCAGGTCAAGCAGGGCAGTATCGGTATCGCGAAATAAAATACCGTATATTTTCGCCCTCAGCAGCAGGCTTTTTGCCTGGTGATAACCTTCAAGAGAAGATGGCAAATTAATCGCGGCAGAAATGGTATCCAGTGCCTGTGCCTTATTATTGGCTTTGTAATAGGCATAAGCTAAATTATGTAGGGCGAGATATTTTTCGTTCGGTGTCAGGCGTTTGTCAAGGAGCTGCTGCGCTATGTCATTGATACTTGCCTGTGGCTGCTCTTTAATCTCTTGATATTGGTAGTCCTTGACAAAGTCCAGAATATTTTGCTCTGCATATCCATAAGCGTGACAGGTAAGAAAAAGCAGGGTTATTTTTATCAGATTAATAAAGCTGTTATTCATGGGGCGCATTCAATTGCTTAAATTTATGGGTGGCAGGCGCCGGTCATCTCCGGTGCCTGGTGGCCGGGGCAGGGCCCCGGTGTTTGTTAACCTTTATTGCGGGTTAAATAATGATAAAACCTCATTAATGGCGAGCAGGGATTTCTCGCCCGTGATACGGTTTTTCACTTCGATTTGCTGGTTATCCAGATTACGTTCACCGATAACTAACAATAACGGCGTGCCGATTAATTCATGATCGGCAAACATCACACCCGGACGTTCTTTGCGGTCGTCAAATAGCACCTCAATGCCCGCCTGCTGCAATTGCTGGTATAAGGCTTCTGCGGTTTCCTTTACCCGGGCAGATTTAGCCATATTCATCGGTACGATTGCCGCCTGGAAAGGGGCAATGGCTGCAGGCCACTTGATGCCGTATTTATCATGGTTTTGCTCGATTGCCGCCGCCACGATGCGTGATACACCGATACCGTAACAGCCCATGGTCAGGGTCTGGTGTTTGCCTGATTCCGTCAATACGCCGCAGTTCATGGCATCGGCATATTTTTTTCCTAACTGGAAGATATGACCGACTTCAATACCGCGTTTGATGATGATATTACCCTGGCCGCATGGGCTCGGATCGCCTTCGACCACGTTGCGGATATCTTCAACGTTATAATTTTTGGCGTCACGATCCCAGTTTGCCCCGGTAAAATGGTAACCGTCTTCGTTGGCGCCACAGACAAAATCGCTCAGGTGCGCTGCGCTGCGATCAATAATGACTGCTAAAGGCAGGTTTACCGGGCCGATAGAGCCAGTGGCGCAGTTGATTGCCGCCTGGATTTGCTCTTCGCTGGCAAAAGTCAGCGGTGCCGCGACCTGGTCAAGTTTTTCCGCTTTGATTTCATTTAACTGGTGATCGCCCCTAAGTACCAGGGCCACAACCGCCTGCTGACCGTTTTCATCTTCCGGTGCCAGCACCATCAGGGTTTTTACCGTCGTTTTCGCGTCAACCTTTAAAAAGGCTGCCACTTCTTCGATGGATTTGACCCCGGGGGTGGCCACTTTGGCTAGTGCTTGTGTGGCTTCCCCTCTTGGTCCTGCCGGCGCAAGGGCTTCTGCTTTTTCGATATTGGCGGCAAAGTCGCTGTTGTCGCTAAAGGCAATATCGTCTTCACCGGACTCGGCCAAGACATGGAATTCATGGGAAGCATCACCACCAATAGAGCCGGTGTCGGCGATCACAGGACGGTAGTCCAGGCCTAAACGTTCAAAGATGCGGCAATAGGCATCAAACATTTTCTGATAGGTTTGCTCCAGGCATTCCTGCTCTAAATGGAAAGAGTAGGCGTCTTTCATTAAAAATTCACGGCCGCGCATAACCCCGAAACGCGGGCGTATTTCATCGCGGAATTTGGTTTGCACCTGGAAGATATTAAGCGGCAGCTGCTTATAGCTGCTGATCTCATTGCTGACCAGTTTAGTGATCACTTCTTCGTGGGTTGGTCCCAAGACAAAAGGGCGCTGGTGGCGGTCATTGATGCGCAGCAGTTCCGGGCCGTATTCGTCCCAGCGACCGGACTCTTCCCATAAATCAGCAGGTTGTACTACCGGCATCAGGGCTTCGATGGCGCCGGCGCGCTCCATTTCTTCACGGACGATTTTTTCCACTTTTCTCAGTACTTTCAGGCCTGTCGGCAACCAGGTATATAAACCCGAGGCCAGGTTGCGTACTAATCCGGCACGTAACATTAATTGATGACTGATCACCTCGGCATTAGCCGGGGTTTCTTTTAAAGTAGCGAGTAAATATTGAC
Protein-coding sequences here:
- a CDS encoding sensor histidine kinase; its protein translation is METLLADIIKSVSDSRGVDFFAELTLQLDKVIASDLTFIARIDHKQARATTVAFVDQGKLVDNISYSLIHSPCEQVEENTLCVYPQDVCLQFPQDDFLIRIKAVGYLGMPLTLADGRVVAIVVAIYFKPITEQKKTLSLFKIFSGRICAEFDALDREAQLLELNKSLVEVNDALDDKIRLRSAELESALNQLQKAHAHRLEMNKLSALGDLISGIAHEINGPIGVAITAESHLAEVFKDFTAKVNGKGLTIKAMKYFIEQQSASLPMIAKNLERARQILENFKKTATEQVNIEPETISLNEYYQRVISTLIPLLKRKKANIAFTGCGDDMLTTLPGCHAQVLMNLVRNSIEHGFIAGGEHNITITIEKQAGIYIVDYFDNGVGMIQGKQAEILQPVERFIGEQTDMGLGLSICRRLIVEELGGECAFIPCEQGVHFQYQFSSMPG
- a CDS encoding EAL and HDOD domain-containing protein codes for the protein MKVYTARQPILNRKQNVVAYELLFRDGAENFFPDVDPHEATSKLIMRTHLNDGLMPITNGKPALINFCQESLLKELPLLLPKKQVMVEILETVEPTDDVYQMCRQLFHQGYHLALDDFIYKPEWSRFFNLIKMVKFDLLQTPLPKVAPLVQALKKRKNIKLLAEKVENQEEFDQAKEMGISFFQGYFFCKPEMREKRDVEGNQLILLQLYQEALKTPLNVNALSHYFEHDVGLSYKLLRFINSGFIPITQEINSIKQALVYLGDEKTRKFIALLTTAMLAENKPKELIRMAIIRAKFCEISAQEAFPAMSEPAFLVGLFSLLDAILDQPMEYILNTLSISEDIALALKESSDSPLGTLINMVRLFEDGKWYQTENEARKINLNYQQISEYFKKAVIWSNAYEEL
- the yfbR gene encoding 5'-deoxynucleotidase; amino-acid sequence: MQSTFLAWMFRMPLIKRWSLMFCVKPENIAEHSHQVAIVAHLLAVIKNKKFDGQVNADRVATCALYHEASETRYGDIVNPTKYANAEIAREFKKIEYLAEQECLASLPQEFQDLFDDIIVQDNVNEEYKAIVKAADILVAYIKALDEINHHNPEFEHVKQRLGTKLAQLQQEMPEVQYFTETFLQACTASVDKLSRS
- a CDS encoding tetratricopeptide repeat protein, whose product is MNNSFINLIKITLLFLTCHAYGYAEQNILDFVKDYQYQEIKEQPQASINDIAQQLLDKRLTPNEKYLALHNLAYAYYKANNKAQALDTISAAINLPSSLEGYHQAKSLLLRAKIYGILFRDTDTALLDLHQASDIITSSRHPKSIELHFNILTALAQAYNQKSNLPQAENYVDQAIVLATTLEDKNELIHALIISGRIYFQQDKLQKAYKQYMAALELTDDNTDIERVASIELRLAMIFNEQEIYSDSLKHAKKSVELYHQTSRYRMQVKSLRVLGSIYLNLGKDVDMALLHLLNALSIAKKTNDPYSIGHIQYLIGTAYFAATDYDNAIKYLKAAEVILESAQSNFYLGLSHISFSQIELAQNQPQLAIARIETMLNDSRFTPYPALINEARKHLVTILVSLQEFEQAFEHQQILLTAQQNKTEETNKSALASLNSVIEVKSLKEKVADLTAKEQKSDKTILKLQNWQYALASFLALCLSVLCCLVYKYRNIKKRFKQVNKHKDISWRYFSQLIKYNASEQLKAQNTNGGLLIAFPKLNELMKQAENRYFTGQNIQHWQQQLLTTFTPEESISHQQNLWMICASRPRHDLDLINQRQNPDDDAGFQLVWLPFSDLPQKISDNLLVFIEELVHKANAELPWQQGVSWGEIKLQTNALSMIFTSQAKEKLYWRIHDAHKRGLVSFSS
- a CDS encoding proline--tRNA ligase, yielding MRTSQYLLATLKETPANAEVISHQLMLRAGLVRNLASGLYTWLPTGLKVLRKVEKIVREEMERAGAIEALMPVVQPADLWEESGRWDEYGPELLRINDRHQRPFVLGPTHEEVITKLVSNEISSYKQLPLNIFQVQTKFRDEIRPRFGVMRGREFLMKDAYSFHLEQECLEQTYQKMFDAYCRIFERLGLDYRPVIADTGSIGGDASHEFHVLAESGEDDIAFSDNSDFAANIEKAEALAPAGPRGEATQALAKVATPGVKSIEEVAAFLKVDAKTTVKTLMVLAPEDENGQQAVVALVLRGDHQLNEIKAEKLDQVAAPLTFASEEQIQAAINCATGSIGPVNLPLAVIIDRSAAHLSDFVCGANEDGYHFTGANWDRDAKNYNVEDIRNVVEGDPSPCGQGNIIIKRGIEVGHIFQLGKKYADAMNCGVLTESGKHQTLTMGCYGIGVSRIVAAAIEQNHDKYGIKWPAAIAPFQAAIVPMNMAKSARVKETAEALYQQLQQAGIEVLFDDRKERPGVMFADHELIGTPLLLVIGERNLDNQQIEVKNRITGEKSLLAINEVLSLFNPQ